The Gemmatimonadales bacterium genome includes a region encoding these proteins:
- a CDS encoding glycine cleavage T C-terminal barrel domain-containing protein, with protein MSQAIESSEYLTDGYRALVSGAASWVANGLGLIEVAGADSHAFVNRVVTADLSILPPGHFVHSLILRDDASILDRVTVYRFPERVMLLVDAAQRTAAWDHILERKRGNVRLRDISDDMGVIAVRGPATVARMTSWLTPIPMEPGDLTTARFGDIDVFAARATADTAEGIDFYCRSRDRATLVATLDRAGVVPVNDEAWRLHRLEWGIANVGVEIDPGDTPVEAGLEELVAERKGAPFPGETALAARRTAGAMKRLVGLHVAGVSVPPISSRVRVAGVMVDRVRSIGYSPRAGIIGMTALPTTAATPGTALMVLSGDRTWQATVVNRPFVRRTVG; from the coding sequence GAAGTCGCCGGCGCCGACTCGCACGCCTTCGTCAATCGCGTCGTGACCGCCGATCTCTCGATCCTCCCGCCGGGGCACTTCGTTCATTCGCTGATCCTGCGCGACGACGCGTCGATTCTCGATCGAGTCACCGTCTATCGCTTCCCGGAGCGGGTGATGCTCCTGGTCGACGCGGCGCAGCGGACTGCCGCGTGGGATCACATCCTCGAGCGAAAGCGTGGCAACGTCCGGCTGCGTGACATCTCCGACGACATGGGAGTGATCGCGGTGCGCGGGCCCGCGACAGTCGCGCGGATGACGTCGTGGCTCACGCCGATTCCGATGGAGCCGGGCGATCTCACCACCGCGCGCTTCGGCGACATCGACGTCTTCGCCGCACGTGCCACCGCCGATACCGCCGAAGGGATCGACTTCTACTGCAGGAGTCGTGACCGCGCGACGCTGGTGGCCACGCTTGATCGCGCCGGTGTGGTGCCGGTCAACGATGAGGCGTGGCGGCTCCATCGGCTCGAGTGGGGGATCGCCAACGTCGGCGTCGAGATCGATCCTGGCGACACGCCGGTCGAAGCGGGGCTCGAGGAATTGGTGGCGGAGCGGAAGGGAGCGCCATTTCCCGGCGAGACGGCGCTTGCGGCGCGGCGCACGGCGGGGGCGATGAAGCGACTCGTCGGATTGCACGTGGCGGGGGTGTCGGTCCCCCCGATTTCATCGCGAGTGCGCGTGGCGGGAGTGATGGTCGATCGGGTGCGGTCGATCGGTTATTCGCCCCGAGCTGGAATCATCGGGATGACGGCGCTGCCGACGACCGCCGCGACACCGGGGACGGCGCTGATGGTGTTGTCGGGTGATCGCACCTGGCAGGCGACGGTGGTGAATCGGCCGTTCGTGCGGAGGACGGTGGGGTAA
- a CDS encoding lmo0937 family membrane protein, with translation MLETIIIILVILWALGMIGGYTMGGLIHILLIVALIVLILRLVRGRPAL, from the coding sequence GTGCTGGAAACCATCATCATCATTCTCGTGATCCTGTGGGCCCTCGGCATGATCGGCGGGTACACCATGGGGGGATTGATCCACATCCTCCTGATCGTGGCGCTGATCGTCCTCATCCTCCGACTGGTCCGCGGGCGACCAGCCCTCTGA
- a CDS encoding Uma2 family endonuclease, translating to MPSRLRYSAAMVQALPDDGNRYETVHGELLVSPTPRLAHQVVLQRLALAVQEYLKGAGLEGMFNVDADISWGPEILVQPDLFVADPMELRRAQSWSDVKTLHLVVEILSPSSMRADRVLKRRLYQEQRIPTYWVVDVDNAHVEIWTPDELFPRTERERLVWKHPAMSSDCVVSLAELFRAW from the coding sequence ATGCCGTCCCGTCTCAGGTACTCCGCAGCGATGGTACAAGCACTCCCCGACGACGGGAACCGTTACGAGACGGTTCACGGAGAGCTGCTAGTGTCGCCGACTCCAAGGCTGGCGCACCAGGTCGTGCTCCAACGGTTGGCGCTTGCCGTGCAGGAGTATCTCAAGGGAGCCGGACTGGAAGGGATGTTCAATGTGGACGCCGACATCTCGTGGGGTCCGGAGATCCTGGTCCAGCCCGATCTCTTCGTGGCAGATCCGATGGAATTGCGACGCGCGCAGTCGTGGTCCGATGTGAAGACTTTGCATCTTGTCGTCGAGATCCTCAGTCCGTCGTCGATGCGCGCCGATCGTGTGCTCAAGCGGCGGCTCTATCAGGAGCAGCGGATTCCGACGTACTGGGTCGTCGATGTCGACAACGCGCACGTCGAGATCTGGACTCCTGACGAGCTCTTCCCGCGGACCGAACGTGAGCGTCTCGTCTGGAAGCACCCAGCGATGAGCAGCGACTGCGTTGTGTCGCTGGCGGAGCTTTTCAGGGCGTGGTGA